One genomic segment of Natrononativus amylolyticus includes these proteins:
- a CDS encoding AAA family ATPase, with the protein MSSTADTDEVVEVSADGVTVRKRFTADEFPVPAIRFEIECDRDEPVPFRLSEQIPPSFPMDSVGFHPEYHSDDWTAFQDHRVEFSGVADPDESFVTVYGIRLDDETDVDQFLSEPALAVDGPTDDADDEPAGDDAETAEVDDTMIDDIISEDRNQVVKDMLSGEADAVPGLEDDDEEAAIAAPAPPEADEDESEPDLNLDLGDVDTEPVAADDEDDPEDDTPDIDLGFGEDEIPDPEDVADAELDDDEPAIELDLEAAAAPDEAEGEEDADDEPLALESSADDDPVDDGEPETALENEGADESETDADAEERAADAADEADPEVEDESDAAGEGADDEPSDSDREATPEPVEQAEPAEPVGARLAAEIRAGELEESDLAVLRSELDLEPAGPDIAKVDHLQSRVEEVAAYTGALEEFLDEEGTGRQLIRGFEAELEAFEAELAAVDDRLERTQTEVEAADDERADLASDLEATDELVTDLLEDVHEHDASLDALEDDVEETVDELSDLEETVEDVESELEAVSADVAEITEWRSELGSMFSN; encoded by the coding sequence ATGAGCAGCACCGCCGATACGGACGAGGTTGTCGAGGTCAGTGCCGACGGGGTGACCGTGCGAAAGCGGTTCACCGCCGACGAGTTCCCCGTGCCAGCGATTCGGTTCGAGATCGAGTGCGACCGGGACGAACCGGTTCCGTTCCGACTCTCCGAACAGATCCCACCGTCGTTCCCGATGGACAGCGTCGGGTTCCACCCGGAGTACCACAGCGACGACTGGACGGCGTTTCAGGACCATCGCGTCGAGTTCTCCGGCGTCGCCGACCCCGACGAGTCGTTCGTGACGGTGTACGGGATCCGACTCGACGACGAGACGGACGTCGACCAGTTCCTCTCGGAGCCGGCGCTCGCGGTCGACGGTCCGACCGACGACGCGGACGACGAACCCGCCGGGGACGACGCCGAGACCGCCGAGGTCGACGATACGATGATCGACGACATCATCTCGGAGGACCGAAACCAGGTCGTCAAGGACATGCTGAGCGGCGAGGCCGACGCCGTCCCCGGCCTCGAGGACGACGACGAGGAGGCCGCGATCGCGGCGCCGGCTCCGCCGGAGGCGGACGAAGACGAATCGGAGCCCGACCTCAACCTCGACCTCGGCGACGTCGATACGGAACCCGTCGCAGCCGACGACGAGGACGACCCGGAAGACGACACACCGGATATCGACCTCGGCTTCGGCGAGGACGAGATTCCCGACCCCGAGGACGTCGCCGACGCAGAACTGGACGACGACGAGCCGGCGATCGAACTCGACCTCGAGGCCGCGGCGGCCCCCGACGAGGCCGAGGGCGAGGAGGACGCCGACGACGAACCGCTCGCTCTCGAGTCGTCGGCCGACGACGACCCGGTGGACGACGGCGAACCGGAGACGGCGCTCGAGAACGAGGGCGCCGACGAGTCCGAGACCGACGCCGACGCCGAGGAACGGGCGGCCGACGCTGCGGATGAGGCCGATCCCGAAGTGGAGGACGAGTCGGATGCTGCCGGCGAGGGTGCCGACGACGAGCCGTCCGACTCCGACCGGGAGGCGACGCCGGAGCCGGTAGAACAGGCGGAGCCGGCGGAGCCGGTCGGCGCGCGCCTCGCCGCCGAAATCCGAGCGGGCGAACTCGAGGAGTCGGACCTGGCGGTGCTGCGCTCGGAACTCGACCTCGAGCCCGCCGGCCCCGACATCGCGAAGGTCGACCACCTCCAGTCGCGCGTCGAGGAGGTCGCCGCCTACACGGGCGCCCTCGAGGAGTTCCTCGACGAGGAGGGCACCGGCAGGCAGCTGATCCGCGGGTTCGAAGCCGAACTCGAGGCGTTCGAGGCGGAGCTCGCGGCGGTGGACGACCGCCTCGAGCGGACCCAGACGGAGGTCGAGGCGGCCGACGACGAGCGGGCCGACCTCGCGTCCGACCTCGAGGCGACCGACGAACTCGTCACGGACCTCCTCGAGGACGTCCACGAACACGACGCGAGCCTGGACGCCCTCGAGGACGACGTCGAGGAAACCGTAGACGAACTCTCCGACCTCGAGGAGACCGTCGAGGACGTCGAGTCGGAGCTCGAGGCGGTTTCGGCGGACGTCGCGGAGATCACCGAGTGGCGCTCGGAGCTCGGCTCGATGTTCTCGAACTGA
- a CDS encoding MBL fold metallo-hydrolase produces the protein MSTSDWGDWLVRDIEDAHPDGVGVWYLGCNGFVLKGSEGTTIFVDPYLGLGDPPRTVRMIPVPFDPEDVREADALLATHEHTDHVHGPSQAPILENTGATLYAPDDSLAVAREAENWTDEWAVSDDQFEEVTEGDTLEIGEFTVHVEPANDPDASHPVSYVVEHDAGTFFHGGDTKPTDEFDRIGEQYDIDLGALAFGTVGRVPEKETGEPKRTRWYNDENQIVEVAEALRLEALLPSHWDMWRGLTSDPKVLHHHARSFEYPRRLELVEIGDRVDLGR, from the coding sequence ATGTCCACCAGCGACTGGGGCGACTGGCTCGTCCGCGACATCGAAGACGCCCACCCCGACGGCGTCGGCGTCTGGTACCTCGGCTGCAACGGCTTCGTTTTAAAGGGGAGCGAGGGAACGACGATCTTCGTCGACCCTTACCTCGGGCTCGGTGACCCACCCCGGACCGTTCGGATGATCCCGGTGCCGTTCGACCCCGAGGACGTTCGGGAGGCCGACGCCCTGCTCGCGACCCACGAGCACACCGACCACGTCCACGGCCCCAGCCAGGCGCCGATCCTCGAGAACACGGGCGCGACGCTGTACGCACCCGACGACAGCCTCGCGGTCGCCCGCGAGGCGGAGAACTGGACCGACGAGTGGGCGGTCTCCGACGACCAGTTCGAGGAGGTGACCGAGGGCGACACGCTCGAGATCGGCGAGTTCACGGTCCACGTCGAGCCGGCGAACGACCCCGACGCGAGCCACCCCGTGAGCTACGTCGTCGAACACGACGCCGGAACCTTCTTCCACGGCGGCGATACGAAACCGACCGACGAGTTCGACCGGATCGGCGAACAGTACGACATCGACCTCGGCGCGCTGGCGTTCGGCACCGTCGGTCGCGTGCCGGAGAAAGAAACCGGGGAGCCGAAGCGCACCCGCTGGTACAACGACGAGAATCAGATCGTCGAAGTCGCCGAAGCGCTCCGACTCGAGGCCCTCCTCCCCTCTCACTGGGACATGTGGCGCGGGCTGACGTCCGATCCGAAGGTGCTTCACCACCACGCCCGGAGCTTCGAGTACCCTCGGCGGCTCGAACTCGTCGAGATCGGCGATCGCGTCGATCTCGGCCGCTAA
- a CDS encoding superoxide dismutase: MRRPTPDRRTVLQTLGIATGAAALGSTLPGVSADDYDEANATQMSYDLPDLPYEYDALEPHIDERIMELHHGAHHQAYVDGANEALETVDEMRAESDFEGVRAAKRDFSFNLSGHVNHVVFWDGMSPDGGGDPDGELLEAIEADFGSVEAFRAEFTAAAENVEGDGWAMLFYEPLADGLVIGQLEGQNDLAHQGSVPLLALDVWEHAYYLQYENDRAAYVEAWWSVVDWDEVACRYEAITSERAHAAIET, from the coding sequence ATGCGACGACCGACACCCGACAGGCGAACCGTTCTGCAGACGCTCGGTATCGCGACCGGGGCGGCGGCGCTCGGATCAACGCTCCCCGGCGTCTCGGCCGACGACTACGACGAAGCGAACGCCACACAGATGAGCTACGACCTTCCCGACCTCCCCTACGAGTACGACGCACTCGAGCCGCACATCGACGAACGCATCATGGAACTCCACCACGGCGCCCACCACCAGGCGTACGTCGACGGCGCGAACGAGGCCCTCGAGACGGTCGATGAGATGCGCGCCGAGAGCGACTTCGAGGGCGTCCGGGCGGCCAAACGTGACTTCTCGTTCAACCTCTCCGGGCACGTCAACCACGTCGTCTTCTGGGACGGAATGAGTCCGGACGGCGGCGGCGACCCCGACGGCGAACTGCTGGAGGCGATCGAGGCCGACTTCGGCTCGGTCGAGGCGTTCCGCGCGGAGTTCACCGCCGCGGCCGAGAACGTTGAGGGCGACGGCTGGGCGATGCTGTTCTACGAGCCGCTCGCGGACGGCCTCGTGATCGGCCAGCTCGAGGGTCAGAACGACCTCGCTCACCAGGGGTCGGTGCCGCTTCTGGCGCTCGACGTCTGGGAGCACGCCTACTACCTCCAGTACGAGAACGACCGGGCGGCCTACGTCGAGGCGTGGTGGAGCGTCGTCGACTGGGACGAAGTCGCCTGTCGGTACGAGGCGATCACGTCGGAGCGAGCGCACGCGGCGATCGAGACGTAG
- the dph2 gene encoding diphthamide biosynthesis enzyme Dph2, with product MSQESEYSDGDLRNTGMSLKHDREWDYELERIVEAIDERDATTVGLQFPEGLKRRGPKVADDLRALSGDEVTFMLSGQPCYGACDLDTYLMKRTDVFVHFGHSPMKNTDKVIYVPLFSNVEVTPIMEEALETLEPPEETEGVGLVTTAQHMNRYEEMTAFLEDRGYEVYSRRGDDRLTHEGQVLGCNYASADVPADQVLYVGGGKFHPLGLAMEHPEKHVVIADPVNNVVTVADTEKFMKQRYGAVHRAMDAEKWGVIFCTKIGQGRWETAQEILADNDDAYLITMDEVTPDRLRNFDMDAFVNTGCPRITTDDGPRFHKPMLTPGEYEIAVGNEPLENLSFDTFHGTW from the coding sequence ATGAGCCAGGAGTCGGAGTACAGCGACGGAGACCTCCGGAACACCGGAATGAGCCTCAAACACGATCGCGAGTGGGATTACGAACTCGAGCGGATCGTCGAGGCGATCGACGAGCGCGACGCGACGACGGTCGGCTTGCAGTTCCCCGAGGGGCTGAAACGTCGCGGTCCGAAGGTGGCCGACGACCTGCGGGCGCTCTCCGGCGACGAGGTGACGTTCATGCTCTCGGGCCAGCCCTGCTACGGGGCCTGCGACCTCGACACCTACCTGATGAAGCGCACCGACGTCTTCGTCCACTTCGGCCACTCGCCGATGAAGAACACGGACAAGGTGATCTACGTCCCGCTGTTCTCGAACGTCGAGGTGACGCCGATCATGGAAGAGGCCCTGGAGACGCTCGAGCCACCGGAAGAAACGGAAGGCGTCGGCCTCGTCACGACCGCCCAGCACATGAACCGCTACGAGGAGATGACTGCGTTCTTAGAGGACCGGGGCTACGAGGTATACAGCCGCCGCGGCGACGACCGACTCACCCACGAGGGCCAGGTTCTGGGCTGTAACTACGCCAGCGCGGACGTCCCCGCCGACCAGGTGCTGTACGTCGGCGGCGGGAAGTTCCACCCGCTCGGGCTGGCGATGGAACACCCAGAGAAGCACGTCGTGATCGCCGACCCCGTCAACAACGTCGTGACGGTGGCGGACACCGAGAAGTTCATGAAACAGCGCTACGGTGCGGTCCACCGCGCGATGGACGCCGAGAAGTGGGGCGTCATCTTCTGTACCAAGATCGGTCAGGGGCGCTGGGAGACCGCCCAGGAGATCCTGGCGGACAACGACGACGCCTACCTCATCACGATGGACGAGGTCACCCCCGACCGCCTGCGGAACTTCGACATGGACGCCTTCGTCAACACCGGCTGTCCGCGGATCACGACCGACGACGGCCCGCGCTTTCACAAGCCGATGCTCACCCCCGGCGAGTACGAGATCGCGGTGGGCAACGAGCCGCTCGAGAATCTCTCCTTCGACACGTTCCACGGCACCTGGTAG
- a CDS encoding YlbF family regulator, which yields MSIETSRTEELGRELGEAITELPAYREFEAAQTAVENSEEAQAKIDEFERIRQEFMLARQSGTATQEDLQTLQRTQDELHSIPVMAEFLEAKSRLSGRLEEVNKAISEPLAVDFGGEAGGCCQD from the coding sequence ATGAGCATCGAAACGAGCCGCACGGAGGAACTCGGTCGGGAACTGGGCGAGGCGATCACCGAACTACCGGCCTACCGCGAGTTCGAGGCCGCCCAGACGGCCGTCGAGAACTCCGAGGAGGCCCAGGCGAAGATCGACGAGTTCGAGCGCATCCGCCAGGAGTTCATGCTCGCCCGCCAGTCCGGAACCGCCACCCAGGAGGACCTCCAGACGCTCCAGCGGACCCAGGATGAGCTCCACTCGATCCCCGTCATGGCGGAGTTCCTCGAGGCCAAGAGCCGGCTCTCGGGCCGACTCGAGGAGGTCAACAAGGCGATCTCCGAGCCGCTCGCGGTCGACTTCGGCGGCGAGGCCGGCGGCTGCTGTCAGGACTGA
- a CDS encoding LUD domain-containing protein produces the protein MSRNADESRAERIRAILETEGPAVSANASLLNEKRYDAIDSFPAYDELRSEARGIKEDAIAQLPELIDRVTEAVEDNGGTVYLAADAADANAYVESVAADRGVDSVVKSKSMTTEEIEVNDHLESREIDVWETDLGEFVLQVADEAPSHLVGPAMHKSRAEIAALFNGHFEPEEPLETAEELTRFARDYLGERIREADMGMTGANFVLAESGTIVLVTNEGNARKSAVTPDTHVAVAGVEKLLPSVAELEPFVQLIARAATGQPIAQYVSMLSPPTESPTLDFESDELGGGDREFHLVLLDNGRFDLREDDELRETLYCIRCGACANSCANFQSVGGHAFGGETYTGGIATGWEAGVHGAESVAEFNDLCTGCTRCVNACPVEIDIPWINTVVRDRLNRGQDPDRFDHLVDGLLPDEEAPGFTLQKRLFGNFESLARVGSATAPVSNRLASSRPVRAVLERAVGIDRRRELPTFARRTLIDWFDARGGSRVAPADATREAVVYPDTYTNYLSPERGKATVRALESLGVAVRVPPVGESGRAPLSQGMVDTARARASDVYGSLAEHVDAGRDVVVIEPSDHAMIHREYERLLPAASARRLRESSYDVMEYVYGLLENGADADALRAGDGEAVAYHGHCQGRTLGTDAYAVAVLERLGYDVRTSDVECCGMAGSFGYKRAYYELSVDVGEPLADSFADAETVLASGTSCGEQLEALLERPARHPIEHVGPQ, from the coding sequence ATGAGCCGGAACGCAGACGAGAGCCGCGCCGAGCGGATTCGAGCGATCCTCGAGACCGAGGGCCCCGCGGTCTCGGCGAACGCCTCCCTGCTCAACGAGAAGCGCTACGACGCGATCGACTCGTTTCCGGCCTACGACGAACTCCGCTCGGAGGCGCGGGGGATCAAGGAGGACGCGATCGCCCAACTCCCCGAGCTGATCGACCGCGTCACCGAGGCGGTCGAGGACAACGGCGGAACGGTGTACCTGGCCGCCGACGCGGCCGACGCGAACGCGTACGTCGAGTCCGTCGCCGCGGACCGCGGCGTCGACTCCGTCGTCAAGAGCAAGTCGATGACCACCGAGGAGATCGAGGTCAACGACCACCTCGAGTCCCGCGAGATCGACGTCTGGGAGACGGATCTCGGCGAGTTCGTCCTCCAGGTCGCAGACGAGGCGCCGAGTCACCTCGTCGGGCCGGCGATGCACAAGTCTCGCGCGGAGATCGCGGCGCTGTTCAACGGCCACTTCGAGCCCGAGGAACCGCTCGAGACCGCAGAGGAACTGACCCGCTTCGCGCGAGACTACCTCGGCGAGCGGATCCGCGAGGCCGACATGGGGATGACCGGCGCGAACTTCGTGCTCGCCGAGTCGGGGACGATCGTCCTCGTCACCAACGAGGGCAACGCCCGAAAGAGCGCGGTCACGCCCGACACCCACGTCGCGGTCGCGGGCGTCGAGAAGCTGCTCCCGTCGGTGGCGGAACTCGAGCCGTTCGTGCAACTCATCGCGCGCGCGGCGACCGGGCAGCCGATCGCCCAGTACGTCTCCATGCTCTCCCCGCCGACCGAGAGCCCGACCCTCGACTTCGAGAGCGACGAACTCGGCGGGGGCGACCGCGAGTTCCACCTCGTCCTGCTCGACAACGGCCGATTCGATCTCCGGGAGGACGACGAACTCCGGGAGACGCTGTACTGCATCCGCTGTGGCGCGTGTGCGAACTCGTGTGCGAACTTCCAGTCCGTCGGCGGCCACGCCTTCGGCGGCGAGACGTACACCGGCGGGATCGCCACCGGCTGGGAGGCGGGAGTTCACGGCGCGGAGAGCGTCGCGGAGTTCAACGACCTCTGTACCGGCTGTACCCGCTGTGTGAACGCCTGCCCGGTCGAGATCGACATCCCGTGGATCAACACCGTCGTCCGCGACCGCCTGAATCGTGGGCAGGACCCGGACCGGTTCGACCACCTCGTCGACGGCCTCCTGCCGGACGAAGAAGCGCCCGGATTCACGCTCCAGAAGCGGCTGTTCGGCAACTTCGAGAGCCTCGCGCGGGTCGGCTCGGCGACCGCGCCCGTCTCGAACCGGCTGGCCTCGAGTCGCCCGGTTCGCGCAGTCCTCGAGCGCGCGGTCGGGATCGACCGACGCCGGGAACTGCCGACGTTCGCCCGCCGGACGCTGATCGACTGGTTCGACGCCCGTGGCGGCTCCCGGGTCGCCCCCGCGGACGCGACGCGCGAGGCCGTCGTCTACCCCGACACGTACACGAACTACCTCTCGCCCGAGCGGGGGAAGGCGACGGTTCGGGCCCTCGAGTCGCTGGGGGTCGCCGTCCGGGTGCCGCCGGTCGGCGAGAGCGGGCGGGCACCGCTGTCCCAGGGAATGGTCGACACGGCGCGCGCTCGCGCGAGCGACGTGTACGGGAGCCTCGCCGAACACGTCGACGCCGGCCGCGATGTCGTCGTGATAGAGCCGTCGGACCACGCGATGATCCACCGCGAGTACGAGCGCCTGCTCCCCGCAGCGTCCGCACGTCGGCTCCGGGAGTCGAGCTACGACGTCATGGAGTACGTCTACGGGCTGCTCGAGAACGGCGCCGACGCCGACGCGCTGCGTGCGGGCGACGGGGAGGCGGTCGCCTACCACGGCCACTGCCAGGGCCGGACGCTGGGAACCGACGCCTACGCGGTCGCCGTCTTGGAGCGTCTGGGCTACGACGTTCGCACGTCAGACGTCGAGTGCTGCGGGATGGCCGGCAGCTTCGGCTACAAGCGCGCCTACTACGAACTGAGCGTGGACGTCGGCGAGCCCCTCGCCGACTCGTTCGCCGATGCGGAAACGGTGCTCGCGAGCGGCACCTCCTGTGGGGAGCAACTCGAGGCGCTGCTCGAGCGGCCGGCTCGACACCCGATCGAACACGTCGGGCCGCAGTAG